One window of the Dermacentor andersoni chromosome 10, qqDerAnde1_hic_scaffold, whole genome shotgun sequence genome contains the following:
- the LOC126543553 gene encoding dnaJ protein homolog 1-like, with translation MAKNYYNILGVSKTASDEEIKKAYRKLALKYHPDKNKSSEAEERFKEINEAYEVLSDKRKRHVHDSITEGHFHGNSGDSGQASSTCSFSYSNYNSGVGGWQNSTPFGTTFYASNGTTFQPYVHAGGIYWQNLGPAGFYAQPFATGSKTAFCFQPTAPQSGEPWQPRPQASGSGSSEASRETSSSRKPFPGTPDGDKKDAAIERDLYVTLEELLRGSTRKFKVTRTVRSPDGSEQRQEKVLSVAVKPGMAAGTRIMFEREGDQVPGRVPADIVFVVRDQVHPLFKRAGVDIHYTAKVAAQQGKWRAKVDVPTLTKGKISLSLTEAIKSGDVWRIVGEGLPYPVDPRQRGDLVVTFNVQS, from the coding sequence atggccaagaacTATTACAATATACTCGGCGTCAGCAAGACCGCAAGCGATGAAGAAATCAAGAAAGCCTATCGGAAGCTGGCGCTCAAATACCACCCGGACAAGAACAAATCCTCGGAGGCGGAAGAACGGTTCAAGGAAATCAACGAAGCCTACGAGGTACTCAGCGACAAGCGGAAACGACATGTCCACGACTCGATCACTGAGGGCCATTTCCACGGAAACAGCGGCGACAGCGGGCAAGCCAGCAGCACATGCAGCTTCTCCTACAGCAACTACAACAGCGGCGTAGGAGGCTGGCAGAACAGCACGCCCTTCGGCACCACATTCTACGCAAGCAATGGGACAACGTTTCAGCCATACGTCCACGCAGGCGGAATCTACTGGCAGAACTTGGGACCAGCAGGCTTTTACGCTCAGCCCTTCGCCACCGGAAGCAAGACGGCGTTTTGCTTCCAGCCCACAGCGCCACAAAGCGGCGAACCCTGGCAACCTAGGCCCCAGGCGTCGGGGTCCGGTTCGTCCGAAGCCTCCAGGGAAACCTCTTCCAGCAGGAAGCCATTTCCTGGAACGCCGGACGGGGACAAGAAGGATGCGGCCATAGAGCGGGATCTCTACGTCACCCTGGAGGAGCTTCTTCGTGGTAGCACCAGGAAGTTCAAGGTCACGAGGACAGTGAGAAGTCCTGATGGCAGCGAGCAGCGCCAGGAGAAAGTCCTCTCGGTTGCAGTGAAGCCCGGCATGGCAGCGGGAACCAGGATAATGTTCGAGCGCGAAGGAGACCAGGTGCCCGGACGCGTGCCAGCCGACATCGTGTTTGTAGTACGCGACCAAGTACACCCGCTTTTCAAGAGAGCCGGAGTGGACATTCATTACACGGCGAAGGTGGCCGCTCAGCAGGGTAAGTGGCGAGCAAAAGTGGACGTGCCTACGCTGACCAAGGGCAAGATTTCCCTTTCGCTCACGGAAGCCATCAAGTCGGGCGACGTCTGGCGCATCGTGGGTGAGGGGCTGCCTTATCCAGTTGACCCGAGGCAGCGCGGTGACCTTGTCGTCACCTTCAACGTCCAATCGTAG